The sequence TGAACATCAGCCTATTGTTCAGTAGCCTGTTGTTCcagtgtagcatgttattgattTAGGTGATACATCTGGTAAGGAAAATGTTGATGCAGATGATGATCCCGTTATTGATGATGAACATGTCACTCCCACttcaaatcagcctattgttccacccagttggaatctCACAGGTGACAGAGTTAGGCGCGGTATTAATAAAGCCGACAGATTAATTGAAGAGTGCAacattgtttcttttgctttatctgttgtagaagaaattgaaggtaatgctgagccttcttcatattctgaggctattatttctggtgatagtaataagtggatgaccacTATGCATGATGatatggaatcacttgaaaagaatgatacttgggatttagtaaaattacctagagagaagaaacctattcgttgcaagtgggttttcaaaagGAAAGAAAGTGTTTCTCccaatgatgagacaagatataatgcaatgttagttgctaaaggttacagtcagattccaagtattgactataacgaagtcttttctcctgttgtgaagcatagctctattcgcactttactcagtattgttgtcatgcatgattttgagcttgaacaattggatgttaaaactgcaatTTAAATGGAGAaatagaagaggatatttatatgaaACAACCTGAAGGATTTGTTATTCCTGgataagttaaagaaatctctttatgaaTTCAAGCAATCATCTAGAGAGTGggacaagagatttgacacctttatgctctctcaaggtttcaaaaggtctaactatgagttgtgtttatttgaaaaccgTCAATGATCCATGATGGTGTTGACATCATCAACGGTGAGCTTCGGCCCTCCTGGCTTTAGAAAGGGGGCGGTGGTGAGGAGCCGTTGACGGGGGCAAGGGTGACGCTTGGAGCCGCACGAGGACGTCAGGCGCGGAGTGCCACACGTGGATCACGGCACACCTGAGCGCGACCTGAGTCCTCTCGGAGGCAGGGTCGGGGAGCATGAGCTCCGCAGTGTACAGATCGTGCTCGACGAGCAGGACGGCGCGAGCGAGGTCGGCGCCTACCCAGTGAAGGTAGCGGGTGGCCTGTTCTTGGGTGATGCATCCGAAGTAGCTCATCATGAACCTGACGAGAGCCTGGCAGGACGCCTGAGCAATTCTGTGCCAGGTAACCCTGCGGCAGGACGACCCAATGGTACTACCGGACGACCAGGTATCCCTTTGCTGTGCCGTGCCGGCCAGGTTATTGGACCTTCTGGTCCTCTTGGCGGGCGGTTCCTCCTTTGCCCGAAAGTGGTCGCGCGGGAGGAGGGCCATGGTGCTGAGGATGACGTTTGAGACTGGGTCCAAAAGGCCGAGGGAGAGGCCGCCGTCACGCATGGTTTCGTATAGCTTGTCGGCGACGGCGTCCGGCATGTCTTGGACGGGCAGCCGGTCGAACGCCTCCCCGTACAAGTCCGGGATGAGGTCGAGGAGGTCGGCCTTGAAGTTGAAGTTAGGGGGGCCGTCGCGCTCGCCGCGCTTGAAGTTGAAGTTTGGGGGGACTGTCGCGCTCACAGCTGTACAGGCAGGAGAAGAGCCCCATGCGGCCGGGACCCGCGGGTGGGTGGACCTTGTTGGGCGGCATTACATCAGCTGCGATCCATTGATGTGGCGGTTCGATCGGCGGCAGGATATATGTAAGGCGGACGACGAGCTAGTTTTCTGACCGGACTCAGATGACAAGAGAACACACACGGTGCGTCTGATATGGGCAGAACACACACGGAACAAGTCGAGTCAGTTTGGAGGCCGTAGGAAGAAAATCCTAAACGACCCTTCCGGTCTGGTAGTAGGGATGAAGAAGATGATCGTATGCATGAGCAGACGATGACACACGACGCGCGCGTCTGATATGGGTCAAAAGTCCCTGGCCCGTTCCACCTTTCTATCCGGTGTGGCTAATGAGAGGGATACTTTCTTATTTAGTACCAATTTTTTCTGAATACATATAAACCGGTTTATTCTTTATCTATATCTATATAGTTTGCATGAATAACGTTGAGTGTGCATCATTTTTTTTATGAAAAGGCCAAAGGCCATATATTAAGTAGTAAAACCCCTTTAAAAACATTCTTATAGAAATTGAGAAATACATCCAAATCTTTGAGAGTAGTCGAAGTTTTCTTCCTCCTGCATCCATCGCTGGTCCCCGGTGAGCAAAGCTTGCTGCTGTCTCTCGACTCCGACTCAGCGGAGCAAACTTGTTTACACCCGGTAACTTATAGAGGTAGCCACTGGAAAGTCGTCAATGTAGACCGACGactaagaagaagggcaaggccaaAAGCACGGCTAGAGTTTGTTAGAGCTTGTTGAGCCCGAACCGCCTGGCGAAGAAGGCGTCACGTGCCCAGGCCGGTGACATGGCAAGCACGGCGAACAACGCCGTCATGCTCCCATACACGATCTCCCGCGGTGGCCTCGGCCGCATGACCCGCACCGCCACGTGCCTCACCAACACCGACACCTCGGTCGCCCCCGGCCCCTGTGATGCCCGCACCCTCTCCTCGATCGCCGTTGTGAACTCACGGTACATCCCTTTGGTGTTGGCATGTCAGGATATCATGCTTGATGCGGTCACTGGGTATATGATCAAACCAGTTCAAAGTATTGGAAATGCATCAAGGAATGGCAAATATCTCACAAACCAATGGGATAGAATCCTAGAAAGTTGCAACCGTCAGGAGGTCCTGATTCCCTTGTAGCTGTAACCTTGTAGAGGGGCTTGGCTGCTGTTTTCCTTTTCCCTCGGAGCCTTTGCTCTGTTGGTTTTCAGCTCTAGACACCTAGACTGTTAACCCTTTGTACTGACTCTCCTTTTGTCTAATAAAATTTCGGTCAATGGCCCTTCGAGAGATGGAGATTAACTGCACGGTTCACGTAAATGGTGCAGTAATTCACTACCAGAATCTGAAATTTTACTGTGAGCCCAAAACCGACAGGAAAATCGGGTTTACCGTCAGGAAAAGTATTTCCTGTCGGCCACCCGTCAGGGATAGCTTGACAGGGAAAATAAATTATGCCTGTCGGTTGACCGACAGGGACTATATTCCTGTCGGGTTTTCACATTTCCCTGATGGGTTTGGCCCTACAGGATTATATAGGCGTCAGATTTGGCAAACAAGGGAAATACTATATCCCTGTCATACATTACCGTCAGGAAAAAAAGAAAcccaatgaacaaaaaaatatagacAGTTTTATAAATAGCTATTCCAGAATAGAAACATCACTATCAATTGTTTCCTTCAACCAGAGATACAAATTCACATGTCTTCGGATACAATTGCATAGAATTTACATAATGAATGGAAGGTCAACGAAAACAGAGGTTCAACATCTAAAAACACACAAGTGCATCAACTAAATATACACAATAGACTTCATTTTCTATAATCTTTAGTTGCCAGCTTAAGTTGCAAGCTTCTCTTCAAGGTTGCCCTGCAGTGGACATATAATTGAACTTGTAAAAAATTGTGCAAATGTCAACAGTTTGCTACAAAAAGGTAACTAGAAACAGGAACAATACCTATAAGAAATAATAAGCATAATCTATTTGGTATCTCAGTTTCTCGCAATAACATTGGCAGCTTGCTTTTGTCACAGCAAAGTTACCCACTTCTACAGCTTATAGACTAATAATGGAGGAATTATTCTAGAATCATATCTCAAATCTGATACAAATTATGCAACTGACAAAATCCATTTAAATGATAACCTGGGCACATGCTTTTGGATTAGCTTGACAAAATTATCAGCTAACTTCCTGAGAAGATGAGTCATTAGAGACTTCTTGCAAGAAATTACACTACCAATGTCAATACCCTTAAGTCTATCCATTTCAAATGTTGAAGAAAAATAGTCAGAGTCATCATCATCTCCGTAAGAATAAAAAAAGCCAAAACATTATGCAATTATTCGATAATGTAACAACATGGGAACTGAACATCATGGTGAGACAATAAAAGACCCCAAAGAAATAGAAAGAGGCTGTGTTCAGACTAAACCAACATAGCAACTACTGGATCAATAATGTTGATCTCATGATCTTGGGCACACTGGACATAGCATGATACGATTTTAATACACACGAGAAAACTTGACTGGCAATTATTCCTGATAAAACTTTGGGGATGATGGTGAATGCAAAAGTAAAAATACCTTGATTAGAAGCTCTTGAATCTCTCATAGACCCCGAATCTTGAATTTTTCTACGAATAATAAGTTACAAATTCACATATCTTCTGATATAACTGCATAGAATTTACATACATGAATCAAAAGTCAACAAAAACAGAGGTACAACTTCTCAAAAATGCACACGTGCATCAACTAAATATTCACAATTTGAGACCATTTTCTACAATGTTTTGCTGGAGCTTAGGTTGCAAGATGCTCTTCTTAACCTGCACTGGACATAACTGAACTTGTAAAATGTGCAAGTGTGAACAGTTTGCTACAATAAGGTAACAAGAAACAAGAATAGTATCCATAGGATATGATCAGCATAATCTATATGGTATCTCATATTCTCACATTAacataggtatatataggcaacttgtTTTTGTCACAGCAAAGTTAAACAAATTGACAGCTATATAGACATGATAACTGAGTGGTTTCTTCTAAAATCTTGTGACAAATTTGATACCAACACAACAATTGACAAAATCCATTCATCTATCGGAACTATCAGTTATTAGAGGCTTCTTCAAGTTAAGCTCAAGCCATAATATCGCCAGTAAGTGCAACTTCTCAATGATGCATAACCAGAAGAATGTACTCTCTGTTTCAAAAtgcaagacgttttttgacactatctCATTTGGAGACAGGTAGTACAATAAGAAAATCAGGGGAGTACCTTTGAGGAAATAGTAGTATACAATCTCAAGAGGATGTGTGTCCCGACATAGAATAGTTTCAACTAAACAGTGAAGTGGCAATATGGCAAGCAGTTTCATCCAAGTTGATTCTGTGATAGAATGCACAAACAGAAGTATATGGTTTTGCATCAGATAGTAGTAAGAAACCAAAGCATCATTTGATTTTTCCTAGAGTAGGGAATGGTACCTGCATTTGGAAGGATATGATGCAACTTTTTGCCATCGAGTGACAACCTTAACTTAATTATTGTCGCAGCCTCTGTTGCATTGATGATGCTCCGTATACTTGTAGTGCAACTTGCTCAATGCTTCCTAAATCCTAAGATAATGATAGAACAAACAGTATGTACAGAAAAATTAGAGAATAAAATTATCAAGAAGGAAACAGAAATGTAGTAACATTCATACTGAACAAAAATAGCAGCTAGGGGCTCAACACAGATAAGATGATCTTGGTCATACTGGACAAAGAATGGTATACAAACAGTATGATAAGATTAAAGTATACAAACAACATAATTAATTGCctgataatactccctccgttccgaaataattgtctttctagccatctcaaatagactacaacatacggatgtatgtagacatgttttagagtgtagattcactcattttgctccgtatgtagtcacttgttgaaatctctagaaagacaattatttcggaacggagggagtagaagttaaGCCTTCTTCCAATTACATTTTATTGCTCTGCGTCAGAGTTGAAATTAGGTGATCCATGTGCCTTCATGTACACAAGGTCAGAACAAAAGCCAAGATCTGTCATGAAAAAAAATCAAGTTTACTTGCATGCATACATGTCACTGCATAAAAAAAGCATGGGATTGCACTTGATAAATACACAAGCAAGAATAAAGATGCAACAGTAGGATCTAAGAAAAATTATACCGGTGAGCGCCCTGGAGAGTTCGTCAACCCGATGCATAGTACTCCATGTCCATGGAGCCACCACTCACCTGGTCTCTCATTGTTCAGGATGCGTCTCTCAACAGAAAGTAGCCGCCGGCTTCTTGGTGTGGAGGATCTGTGAGGCGGATCTGTGAGGGGACGGTGCTTGATCTGCTAGGGGATAGGGGAGGGGAGGAGCCAGCGTTGTCCTCGCTGCTTACCGACGGTGGTGACGATGTGAGGAAGGCGCGCTCGGGCTCGTGGTGAGGCTGCGCGTAGGCGCGAGGAGGACAAGGTGTGGTTCGCTTGACCGGCGAGAGGATAGAGAAGGTACAAGAAACGAGGGGATGTGCAGTCTCAAGGGTGGATGCGCCGGCCTGGAGCAGCGGAGTGGGACGACAAAGGCGGCGACCgctgctgcggcggcagcggtggcggcgagggttagGTCTGGCGGCGGAGGCGAGGGTTAGGTCTGGCAGCGGCGAGATGGGGTGGAGACGAGGGCTGGGGCTTCTGATTTGGGGATCGAGGGTTTCTATCTATTTCATTTTCTACGGGCCTTTTCCTTTGAGCCCACAGGTGGCGGGACGCGAAAACAAAGCGCGCCCAACAAAAATTGTTCACCGCGGGAAGGCCTTTTTAGCTGGGCGTTGGAGCGCGAAACACTAAATTGTTCCCTGTGGGCCAAGACTCACAGGAATATGGCCTTTCACAAACTGACAGGAATATATTTATCCTGTGAGTTCTACCCCAGCCCATAGGAGTATACATGGTATTCCTGTGATCCACCGCGGGCCCGACAGGAATATAGTCCGGCCCACAGAAATATTCACGTTTCTGGTAGTACGGTTACACACCTAataccccctccgttcctaaatatttgtctttctagacattcaaATGGATTATCACATACCgatgtatgtagatatattttagaatgtagattctttcattttgctcggtatgtagtcacttgttaaaatatctagaaagacaaatatttaagaacggaggaagTAAATTAATCATTCACTGAGGAGGACGCTCCCTACAGTACTAGTACAACGTAGTACTACTACTATTTATAGTTCAGCTTCCATCTCCAGTACTAGTACGATAGTACTACTATTCCTATTTATAGTTCAGCTTCCACCTCCTCATCACCAACCACCCAGATGTGGACAAGTATCTATAACCAACCACCCAGATGTGGACAAGTATCTATAATAGTACATGGTCTAACACGTTATTGAAGAAATTTCACTCCGGACGAGACCCGAACAAATGATATTTCACAAGTCATGGCAGAAGAAAACGATATCCCCACGGCACCATTCTCAGAAGAGAAGGTGAGAGTTGCGGTGTTTcaaatggaacataacaaagctccagGCCTTGATGGTTTCGCCGCAAATTTCTATCAATTTTTTTTGGGAGATCATCAAGTCTGGCCTTCTGGAGTTGTTGAATTGTCTTCATGCCGACCGACTTAATTTTGAAGGCCGAACGGATTCAACAGTTCAGacccatatgcctccttaatgtcagCTCCAAGATTTTCATCAAAGTGACGACGAATTGGTACGGTTCAACTCGGTAGCCGAGCATGTTGTCCAACCATCTCAAACGGCTTTAATGTAAGGATTGAATATACTCGATAGCGTAGTAATCCTACAGCAGACCATCCACGAGATGCACCGGAAAAACATGAGTGCAGTAGTATTCAAAATTGgctttgaaaaagcctatgacaaggtcaGATAGTCTTTCCTCCAACAGGCCCTAAGGATGAAAGGTTTCTCCGATAAATGACGCCAGTGGATCAAAAAAAAATTAACTGGAGGTAGCGCGCGTGTGGCCATTAAAGTCAATGATGATGCCGGCCATTACTTTCAGACAAAAAAGGACTACGACATGGTGACCCCATGTCcgcaatgttatttaacattgtggcTGACATTGTGACCCCATGCTCACCTGCTTGGTTGCGCACATGGCCAAATCCCGATTCAATATCTGGGAATACTGATTCATGATCGACGTCTCATCATTGCGaagtggaagcatgtagaggagcggCTAGAGAAACGGTTGAGCAGCTAGAAAGGCAAGTTGCTCTCAGTTGCAGGACTACTGGTTTTGATAAACTCTGTCCTCACAATATGGTTCTCCATGCTTTATTTCTTCTAGCTCCCAAAAGGGTTCTTGCAAAGACTGGACTATTTTAGGTCGAGGTTCTTTTTTAAATGAGACGATGAAAAGAAATATATAGGCTGCCGAAATAGAGCatggtttgtaggccgaaagatcAAGGTGGCCTTGGTATTCATGACCCGCGggtcaagaatgaggccctactttgtaaatggttgttcaaacttctttCCAAGGATTGTCTTTGGCAAACCATGCTACGCAACAAGTACATAGACCAAAGGCGGTGTCTCATGTATGTTGAAAACCTGGAGACTCACACTTTTGGACCGGCCTAATGGCGGCAGAGAAACATCTCTTTCGCATTGGGTATTTCGAGATAAAGGACGGGTCAGAGATTAGTTTTTGGGAAGACATCTAGCTAGACAATGCTAGTCTCTGAGAACAATACCCAACCTTATACATCATTGCACGCGACAAGAATAATACTACTGCGCAGGTACTCAGCTCATCCCCGCCAAATATTTCGTTTAGGTGGGATTAGATTTGCACCCGACATATGTCATGGCATAATATCTTGTCCCGTCTGgattcgattaacctgacacaaggcCGAGATATATTTTGCTGAaaccttactacatcagggtctTTCACAGTAGACTCTTTGTATCGTGCGCTCACGCATTCTATGGTACCGATGAGTAATAACAAAAAAAGGAAAGCAAAGATACCACTTaagttaaaatcttcatgtggttttGAGAAACCTTTCCATAAATTGAGCTTCTCCTGAAATTTGTAAGTTGTTTACATAATTAAAATTTTCACAGAAGAAAAGAACTAGTATGAATCATGTGTACATAAACAGTACTTGAATTGCAATTGCACAGTCCTAATGTAAAACTTACTTGACATTGTGCGCTGCTTCCTGCTGTCCCAGACAATTGCAATATTTGTTCTCCAGTCAGCAGACAACTATTTCAAAGAGTACAATCATTCAGTACAATCAAAATCTCTAGTCTAATCCAGTACCCCTAATTCCGTAGGGTTAGAGAAACAAAGCTATAATTAGAACAAGATTTGCAATGGAGGCAGAGGCACACCGCATTGGGGGTCTGATGCAGCGTACTTGTTCCTTCTTTCTCCACAGAATCAGCGACTTGCGGCGATCTGGTGTTGGTGGGCGAGTACGGTGTAGGTATGGGAATACGAACGAAGCCGAAGGGTCGAGGGCACGAAGCGTAGCGTTTACAAGGACGAAATCAAGGTCTTCGGGTtgtcctaaccaaacatggcgaccAACCCCCAACTTGAGTACATGCTTGGTGAGATTATGCGCCTCAACATTTGAGGTCTTAAACTCGTGTTTAAAAATAGAAGAAACAAAATACGACGACCACTCTATGATTTCATGTATCACAGCTCCAAAGCTTTGCCGAACTTCCACTTTTTATATAGCTTCAATAATGACTTTACTAGATGCCACCACCGTCCTATGCATGTACAGATCCGAGCCCAGGGCAAATCAATGCAAGCGCTACTTCAAAAAATCTAATGTCATCGTGTAAAGCTTGCCGAACTTCCACTTTTTATAAAGCTTCAATTCAATCTGAGGCCAGGGTAAATCAAATCAATGCAGAtttcctatgaaattcctccaaacAGAAGAGGCCTAAAACTTATAAACTACTAGAAGTAACTTGTTTAgacctttttttaaaatagtacaATGGTAGATGCTTGCATAGACGCAGATCATTGAAATTACCACAAGCGGCTCACAATCGACGGGAATGTCACATCCCACTGAACAAAGATTGTCGGAAAGTCTGAAATTAATCTAGAAAAATGTGAGTATGAGTGCCAAATCTAatacttgaaccctggtgggctttTTGCACCACAATACGCTCAGTAAGTTTAACCATTTGAGATGCGCTCAGTTTTTTTCTTGTTTGCAAGAACACATAGATTCGCCACCAGTTACATGATGTCGGCGAGATTAGCTAGTGATGCGATGAGTGGCATCTTGAGGTTGTGAACTGTAGTGGAGTGGCAGCGACGAACAGCCACCACTGGACGTGGCCATTGTTGCAGTATGGGAGCGGAGCTAGGTCTTTGAGGTACTCCATCGAGGAAGCCACCACAGTATGGGAGCGGACGCCTCATGACCGACCTCATCGAGGAGGAGAGCGCTGACTTCATGGCTCGGCTGCATGAGCGCTCCGGGATCGGCGAGGAGACGAGCGTGCCCAATTCTTACCGCTATATGCCCCCCAAGCGCGGCGTGGAGGCTTCCCGGGAGGAAGCCGAGCTGGTCATCTTCTCCGCCGTCGACAAGGTGCTGGCAAGGACGACGGTGAATCCCGAGGACATCGACACACTCATCATCGCCTGTAGCTTCACCACGCTGACACCGGTGTTCGCCGACGTGGTCGTCAACAAGTACAAGCTCCGCGCGGACGTGCAGAGCGTGAACCTGTCCGGGATGGGGTGCAGCGGGGCGCTCATCTGCGTCGGCCTCGCCGAGAAACTCCTGCAGGCTGCACCACCAGGGAAGCACAAGCACGTGCTGATCATAGCCACCGAGATCCTGTCGTCGATGATGTACCACGGCACCAAGCGCGAGATGCTTGTGCCCAATGTGCTCTTCCGCATGGGCGCCGCCGCCATGATCATGACCAACTCACCGGAACGCGCGCGGTTCCGGCTCGGTCCGATCGTGCGCACGCTGACCGCTGCCCGGGACAGCGACTACCGATGCGCATTCCAGGAGGAGGACGACAAGGGGATCACGGGCATCAACCTCTCCAAGGAACTTCCCGTCGTTGCTGCGAACGCGCTCAAGAGTCACATTGTCACCTTCTGtccccgggccctgcctgcctcgGAGCTTCTCCGGGTCGCCTTCTCCCTCGTCAAGCAGTACGTGTTCCCGCTCCCGGGCGCGCGTGGGCGTGCGGAGAAGGGCGCGCGGCCGGCCTTCAACAAGGTGTTCCAGCACTTCTGCATCCACCCGGGCGGGCGCAGGGTGCTCCAGGAGGTGCAGCATGGCCTCGGCCTCTCTGACCGTGACATGGAGGCGTCGCACATGACGCTGCACCGGTTCGGGAACATGGCCAGCAGCTCGTTGCTGTACGAGCTGGCCTACATCGAGGCCAAGGGCCGGATGACCGAGGGTGACCGGGTGTGCATGATCTCCTTCAGCCCCGGCATAGACTGCAGCAGCGTCGTATGGGAGTGCATCAACCCGGCGGCGGCAGATCCCAACGGACCCTGGGCCGCCTGTATCCACCGCTACCCTGTGCAGGTCAAGACGACCTAAGGCCAGGTTCGCTTCTTTTTAGAGCCTTGGCTTATGCATAATTAAGCTGCAGTGTGCAGTGAAAATAAGCTCATGAGAATAAAGCATCCACTTCTTTTCTGCTCCTATCTACTACcttcgtctggaaatacttgtcatcaaaatgaataaaaaagatgtatctagacgtattttaattctagatacatctatttttatccattttgatgacgagtatttttggacggagggagtattaggtgTAAAGTCAGTAGTACTAATATCGGTGCACTGTAATTCTGTTCtcattgaaataaattatatttcCGAATTTCGTGAAATGTTACGATTTTCTTTTTTTGCGGAGATGAAATATTACAAGTTGAACCGATGAAAGATCATTGTCACACATACGAACGCCATAACGAACGTGAATTGCTCCTTACAGTTTAGCAGCCGTATGGAGGCAAATCAATCAAGAGGACAAGAATTCTGGTGTGGCTATACGTCAGTCAGCTGAAAGAAAGTttggggtcagtcgatttttctCAACCGTCGGATGCGAAATCAACGGCCTGCACCTTACTTCAACCTCCAACCTTTGTTCCTCCTATCGCCAGCCTAACCGCCATCCCCCGCGGCCCGTGGCGCTCCTGCGACCGCCTTGCCACCCCGCTCTACCTTGAACCGCCCTCCACCGCGGGGCTTGTTGTCGCCCCCGGCAATCCCCTAGCCCCGCCTGCGGCCCGTGTCCAGTTTTTGGGGTTTCTATATTCATTTTCGCTTCTGCAAAAAAataatatgaaaacaaatatggtagcaTCAGTTCCGTCCGTTTCCGCTCCGATTTCATCCGTAGTGTCTTGAAACTTTTGTTTGTCGGGGTCAGCCAACAAAACTATATTATGGCGAGGTGCCTCGACTTAGGCATGTGAGTTTGAACTTCATGCAAATTGGAGATAACGGCAGAATTACTAGCTTCAGCTCGAGCAGGTAAGAAATGTAAAGTTGACTCACGATACCAGGTTTAGAGATTATAGTCTTATAAGAAATGAATTTAGATATTGAAACTTCATCAAGTTTACCTGACTTGTAAGGGTTATAAAGAATATTATCGTATATGAATTTATTGATAATTCTAATTGGGGGTCTCATATCCTGAATGATTTAATTATTACAAGTTTTACGGTGATTGGGCTTTTTTGGAGCCCTTCGTTTGTCTCAATCTAACGGCACACACATACGTAGTACTGGCTAGTACTCGGATGAAGTATTTCAAAGTACTAAAACTTGTGGGGATGGTACTAATGACAATGTGGGGACACCTTTTAATCTAGGAGCATTTTAGTCATTGGAAAAATGTGCACGTGCCGCCCCTCTCGTCCAATGCAAAACCGCCGCCAtggtcctctcctcttccattacgGAACTGCAGCCATCTCCTCCCTCTCTTGCATTCCAAATCCACCGCAGCCATCTCCTCCTTCTCGCCGCCGCAACTTTGCTCTTCTCNNNNNNNNNNNNNNNNNNNNNNNNNNNNNNNNNNNNNNNNNNNNNNNNNNNNNNNNNNNNNNNNNNNNNNNNNNNNNNNNNNNNNNNNNNNNNNNNNNNNNNNNNNNNNNNNNNNNNNNNNNNNNNNNNNNNNNNNNNNNNNNNNNNNNNNNNNNNNNNNNNNNNNNNNNNNNNNNNNNNNNNNNNNNNNNNNNNNNNNNNNNNNNNNNNNNNNNNNNNNNNNNNNNNNNNNNNNNNNNNNNNNNNNNNNNNNNNNNNNNNNNNNNNNNNNNNNNNNNNNNNNNNNNNNNNNNNNNNNNNNNNNNNNNNNNNNNNNNNNNNNNNNNNNNNNNNNNNNNNNNNNNNNNNNNNNNNNNNNNNNNNNNNNNNNNNNNNNNNNNNNNNNNNNNNNNNNNNNCAGTAGATcgagcagatcgccggcggcgaccaggtcaagacggccaggttgagggagatccgttcttggtttgacaacacaagGCAGATGAACTGGGCGGCAAGGTACATTTATATGTTGTAGGATTGGATAGATCAAGGTACAAGAAAAAGCCCAAGAAGGGTAAAAGAAAAAGCCCAAGGAGAAGGGAAAAGCATGTGTCCTCCTGTATTGTTGGAAATTCTTCGAGACTAATGAGAAGTAGAACATGACAAATAGGGAGGCTCCTCCATACCACTTCTTTCTCTCTTGAGTTTGATGATggtgccggcggtggtggtggtggtgatgatgatgatgagtggaTGCATAGGAGTCCTACACCCGGATCA comes from Triticum aestivum cultivar Chinese Spring chromosome 5B, IWGSC CS RefSeq v2.1, whole genome shotgun sequence and encodes:
- the LOC123114541 gene encoding 3-ketoacyl-CoA synthase 6-like, with amino-acid sequence MSGILRKPPQYGSGRLMTDLIEEESADFMARLHERSGIGEETSVPNSYRYMPPKRGVEASREEAELVIFSAVDKVLARTTVNPEDIDTLIIACSFTTLTPVFADVVVNKYKLRADVQSVNLSGMGCSGALICVGLAEKLLQAAPPGKHKHVLIIATEILSSMMYHGTKREMLVPNVLFRMGAAAMIMTNSPERARFRLGPIVRTLTAARDSDYRCAFQEEDDKGITGINLSKELPVVAANALKSHIVTFCPRALPASELLRVAFSLVKQYVFPLPGARGRAEKGARPAFNKVFQHFCIHPGGRRVLQEVQHGLGLSDRDMEASHMTLHRFGNMASSSLLYELAYIEAKGRMTEGDRVCMISFSPGIDCSSVVWECINPAAADPNGPWAACIHRYPVQVKTT